A window of Cetobacterium somerae ATCC BAA-474 genomic DNA:
TAGGTTCATATTTTACGAAAAAAGTTGATAAGTATATAGATAAAATTCCAGTAGTTAATCAGGATATTAATACAAAGCAGTTTACTAAATCAGTTACAAAATTAGGGTTAAATGTAATGTTTTTTTTGATAGGATTATTAGCATTTGGTTTTAGTGAAGCATCAATAGCTACTATGATCAGTGCCATTGGTTTAGGTGTAGGTATCTCTTTAAAAGAGTTTCTATCAAATTTAGCTGGTGGAGTAGTGCTATTTTTTACAAGACCTTTTAGTATAGGAAATTTCATAAAAATAAATGGTGTAATGGGAGAGGTTGCTAAAATAGAGGTGTTTTCAACATATATAACTAGTTTAGATGGAAGAAGAGTTATAGTTCCAAATAATGTAATGATTAGCGGAAATATTATAAACTATGATGCAAACCTTTTTAGACGTATAAAATTAATGCTATCAGTATCTTATGATTCTGATATGAAAAAAGTAATTAGTATATTGGAGAATATAGCAAATACCTATGAAGGATTAAATAGAGATAGGGAAAACTTTATACATACAATGGAGTATGGAGATTCAAGTATAAATATTCTATTTATGGTTTGGACTCCAACAAATGGTTACTATAAAGTTAGAGGAGAGTTAATGGCATATATTTTAGAAGTATTTAACAAAGAGGGAGTAAATGTTCCATTTAATATTTTAGATGTAAATGTAACTGAAAGTAAATAGAGAGGAGGAAAAGATGAAAGACAGAATAGTTAGAGCTCTATTTTTTTCAGGTTTTTCAATTATAACAGGATTAATAGTGGGATTTATAGATGTGTTTTTTTCAAAAGGATTGATATTAGCAGCAAATCTACGAGTGGAATATTTTAATAAATTAATTATTTTTTTACCTTTTGTGGGAGTTTTAATGATATTTTTATATAAAAAATATGGAAAGGGTTCTTTAAAAGGAATGGGCTATGTATTCGAAGCAGCACATATGGAAAATGTAATTATTCCTAAAAGATTAATTCCATTTTCTATTATATCAACATGGGCGACTCATCTTTTTGGAGGTTCAGCTGGGAGAGAGGGAGTAGCAGTACAAATAGGTGCAACGGTAGCAAATACAATAACAAGATATGTAGAGAAAAAAATAAAGTTAAATATAGATGATTTAAAAAAAATTCTTATTTCAACAGGGATATCAGCTGGATTTTCAGGACTTTTTGGAACTCCATTTGCTGCAACAATATTTTCTTTAGAGATTTTAAATATGGGTGTTGTTGAATACAAAGCTTTGTTTCCAGCATTTTTAGCAGCGTATACAGCCTTTGGTGTATCAGAGTATTTTGAGATGAAGCATTTCCATTTCTTAATAGAGAAGTTTCCTAAAAATGATATAAGAGATATAACAATGTTTTTAATGGCAACGTTTATATTTGCAGTTGCAGGGTATTGCTTTGCTTTTTTCTTAAAAAATTTTAAAAAGAATAAATATATGGTTGGTTTAGATCCTATAAAAAAAATATTTTTTGGTGGAATAATATTAGGCTTTTTAATCTGGTTAGTTTATGGAGGGAGATATAGTGGACTAGGAACTAATCTAATTGATATAGCTTTTTCAAAAGAGCAGTTATATTCATATGATTGGATATTGAAGATGTTCTTTACTATATTCACTTTAGGAATAGGATTTCAAGGGGGAGAGGTCACACCAATTTTTGCTATAGGAGCATGTTTAGGAGGAGTATTAGGAGGTTGGTTTGGTATTCCTGTGGAGTTTTTAGCAGCAATTGGATATTGTGCTGTATTTGCATCTTCTACAAATACATTTTTAGCCTCATTTTTAATAGGAATAGAGATATTTGGTTATAATATGGCAGGCTATCTTTTTGTAGCTTGTGCAATGGCTTACCTATTTAGTGGAGAGTTAAGCATATATGAAGGACAAAAAAAAGAGCATTTAAAAATATAAATGCTCTTTTTTATTTTAAAGTTTCAATAATGTTATCTATATCATCGAAACTCATATTATTTTTAAGGTATATAGCGTATTCTAAAGATGTCATTCCCCAACTATTTTTAATATCTAAATTGGCACCATTTTCTTTTAAAAAATTTACCATTTGTAAATCTTTATTAAAAATGGCAAGATTAATAGGTGTATTACCTTGTAGTGGTTCTTGGATATTAATATCTGCATTATAATCTAAAAATAGTTTAACAATATTAGTATCTTTTAATAAAACAGCTTTATGTATAGGATATCTGTACTCACCACTTCTGTCATTAACATCGATTCCATCTTCTAATTTAACTTTTAATTTCTCTAAATCTCCATTTTTTAATGCATTTTTAAATTCAATCATAAAATCCCCCTTAATCAGTAAAACTATTCAGAACAAACACAAGGATAATTTGGTGTAGGTTCATCACTTAAGTATTCTTTAATTTTTTCAATTCCAACGTAGTTAGTAACACTTTCCCAATCTTCAACTACTAAAGTAGGTGCAGCAGTAACATTAAGTTTTTGTGCTAGATCTTTAGCTTCAGTCAAATCATAGATAGCTAAATCATGTCTATTATTGAATAAACTTTTAACTACATCACAACTATCACAATTTTTAAGTACAAACAGTGTTTTTTTCATAATAGTCTACCTCCGTTATTTAATAAAAAAATTATAACACATTAATAGAGATTTATATTAAAATTTTTAACTAAATTTTTTAAAAAATTATTCTCTGGATTTACTGATACAATGAAGTTAACTTGATTTAAGTCACAAACTTTATAAAATTTAGAAGTATCGAACTTTTCATCTGTAACTAAAAAAACATTTTCTAAAGAGTGCTTTAAAGCAGTTTTAGTAACCAATGCTTCATCATGATTGTGTGAAGTAACACCATTTTTTAAAGATAAACCATCTAAGGTTAAAAATGCTTTATCAAAAAAATAGTTACTAATATCTAGAGATGTTTTAACTCCAGATGTTGATAAAAGATTTAGTTTAACCTCTCCACCAATTAGAAATATAGAGTGAGTATGGTCAATACTACTGAAAAAATTTACAAACTCATTGATAACAGAGAGAGAAACAGTAACAATTTTAAGATTTTTTTTATTTTTTAAATAAGGAATCATTTTAGAAATTGTAGTTCCAGCATCTAAAAAGATTGAATCACCATCATTGATAAGGGAAACACCTTTTT
This region includes:
- a CDS encoding ankyrin repeat domain-containing protein, translated to MIEFKNALKNGDLEKLKVKLEDGIDVNDRSGEYRYPIHKAVLLKDTNIVKLFLDYNADINIQEPLQGNTPINLAIFNKDLQMVNFLKENGANLDIKNSWGMTSLEYAIYLKNNMSFDDIDNIIETLK
- a CDS encoding mechanosensitive ion channel family protein; its protein translation is METVNSLLQIKNSSGEPLLQTLGHDAIEFLIRTFVFIIILYLGSYFTKKVDKYIDKIPVVNQDINTKQFTKSVTKLGLNVMFFLIGLLAFGFSEASIATMISAIGLGVGISLKEFLSNLAGGVVLFFTRPFSIGNFIKINGVMGEVAKIEVFSTYITSLDGRRVIVPNNVMISGNIINYDANLFRRIKLMLSVSYDSDMKKVISILENIANTYEGLNRDRENFIHTMEYGDSSINILFMVWTPTNGYYKVRGELMAYILEVFNKEGVNVPFNILDVNVTESK
- a CDS encoding DeoR/GlpR family DNA-binding transcription regulator, with amino-acid sequence MLMEERRQLILDEINIKNIVYVKELAKRYSVTMETIRKDLEDIINENSEIRKVYGGALKSSSNIVDESYSLRNELFSNEKNILAKKGVSLINDGDSIFLDAGTTISKMIPYLKNKKNLKIVTVSLSVINEFVNFFSSIDHTHSIFLIGGEVKLNLLSTSGVKTSLDISNYFFDKAFLTLDGLSLKNGVTSHNHDEALVTKTALKHSLENVFLVTDEKFDTSKFYKVCDLNQVNFIVSVNPENNFLKNLVKNFNINLY
- a CDS encoding chloride channel protein, which codes for MKDRIVRALFFSGFSIITGLIVGFIDVFFSKGLILAANLRVEYFNKLIIFLPFVGVLMIFLYKKYGKGSLKGMGYVFEAAHMENVIIPKRLIPFSIISTWATHLFGGSAGREGVAVQIGATVANTITRYVEKKIKLNIDDLKKILISTGISAGFSGLFGTPFAATIFSLEILNMGVVEYKALFPAFLAAYTAFGVSEYFEMKHFHFLIEKFPKNDIRDITMFLMATFIFAVAGYCFAFFLKNFKKNKYMVGLDPIKKIFFGGIILGFLIWLVYGGRYSGLGTNLIDIAFSKEQLYSYDWILKMFFTIFTLGIGFQGGEVTPIFAIGACLGGVLGGWFGIPVEFLAAIGYCAVFASSTNTFLASFLIGIEIFGYNMAGYLFVACAMAYLFSGELSIYEGQKKEHLKI